From the genome of Miscanthus floridulus cultivar M001 chromosome 10, ASM1932011v1, whole genome shotgun sequence, one region includes:
- the LOC136486077 gene encoding CBL-interacting protein kinase 15-like: protein MESRGKILMKRYELGRLLGKGTFGKVHYARNLESNHSVAIKMMDKDKVLKVGLSEQIRREITTMRLVAHKNIVELHEVMATRNKIYFVMEYVKGGELFDKIEKSGKLTEAVAHKYFQQLISAVDYCHSRGVYHRDLKPENLLLDENENLKVSDFGLSALSESKRQDGLLHTTCGTPAYVAPEVISKTGYDGAKSDIWSCGVVLFVLVAGYLPFQGPNLMEMYRKIQNGDFRCPSWFSHKLKKLLYKILDPNPNTRISVQKIKESTWFRKGPGETRTVKEKIPSENATTNAAPALAMRRKKNVHEDVKPLAVTNLNAFEIISFSTGFDLSGLFIRKECKKETRFTSDKPATTIISKLEDVAKALNLRIRKKDNGVVKIQGRKEGRNGVLQFDTEIFEITASYHLIEMKQTGGDSLEYQKLLEEDIRPALKGIVWAWHGDDQQQKE, encoded by the coding sequence ATGGAATCAAGAGGAAAGATTTTGATGAAGCGGTATGAGTTGGGGAGGCTGCTGGGGAAAGGCACATTTGGCAAGGTGCACTATGCAAGGAACCTTGAGTCCAACCATAGTGTTGCTATTAAGATGATGGACAAGGACAAAGTGCTCAAGGTCGGGCTTTCGGAGCAGATAAGGCGGGAGATCACAACGATGCGGTTGGTGGCTCATAAGAACATTGTTGAGCTTCATGAGGTCATGGCGACACGAAACAAGATCTACTTCGTCATGGAGTATGTGAAAGGTGGCGAGCTCTTTGACAAGATTGAGAAGAGTGGCAAGCTCACAGAGGCTGTTGCACACAAGTACTTCCAGCAGCTCATTAGCGCTGTGGATTACTGCCACAGCCGAGGTGTGTATCACCGGGACTTGAAGCCTGAGAACCTGCTGTtggatgagaatgagaacctgaAGGTCTCAGATTTCGGACTGAGCGCACTTTCAGAGTCGAAGAGGCAAGATGGCTTGCTCCACACCACCTGTGGAACTCCAGCATATGTAGCTCCAGAGGTGATCAGCAAGACAGGCTATGATGGTGCAAAGTCAGACATCTGGTCTTGTGGGGTTGTTCTATTTGTACTTGTTGCTGGTTATCTTCCTTTCCAAGGCCCAAACTTGATGGAGATGTATCGTAAGATACAGAATGGTGATTTCAGGTGCCCCAGTTGGTTTTCACACAAACTCAAGAAGCTGTTGTACAAGATCCTGGACCCCAACCCAAACACAAGAATTTCAGTCCAGAAGATAAAAGAGTCTACCTGGTTCCGAAAAGGACCTGGGGAGACCCGTACAGTAAAGGAGAAAATTCCAAGTGAGAATGCCACCACAAATGCTGCTCCAGCACTTGCTATGAGGCGCAAGAAGAATGTTCATGAAGATGTGAAGCCCCTGGCTGTCACAAACTTAAATGCCTTTGAAATCATATCTTTCTCCACAGGGTTTGACCTCTCTGGTCTATTTATCAGAAAGGAGTGCAAAAAGGAGACACGATTCACTTCTGATAAGCCTGCCACGACCATCATCTCGAagcttgaagatgttgcaaaagCACTGAATCTCAGGATAAGGAAGAAGGATAATGGTGTTGTCAAGATTCAAGGGAGGAAGGAGGGAAGGAATGGTGTCCTTCAGTTTGACACAGAAATATTTGAGATCACGGCATCCTACCATCTCATTGAGATGAAGCAAACAGGCGGTGATTCACTTGAGTACCAGAAACTGTTGGAAGAGGACATCCGGCCAGCACTTAAGGGCATAGTCTGGGcctggcatggagatgatcaacaGCAAAAGGAGTAG